The Exiguobacterium acetylicum genome includes a window with the following:
- a CDS encoding 3D domain-containing protein — translation MMRSLTFITIGCSLLLAAALVYGMMDHPQTVTVLIDGREQQIETTADSVYGALEEAGITTRDNDVIEPALSADLPEKRLIVIQRAKEITLIMGYGESRRVRTQARQVKDLLAERGIKKADTDDIYPSSDAVLTNGMTVRYREAFPVDLVVGGKARQIYTYETSVRELLAREGVRLEKEDRVAPDPDTRVTEGTMITVNTTRRATLTQDQLVPFEIEEVEDPTLPEGEQLVTTSGRPGVRTKKYQLTLADGLSKEKKLIGDQVTQTPVKQVVKVGTKPVETPVEAPVFNEEQATNPLTETPKADADLDFSSAKSLMVEATAYTNDPASNGSRLYDGRALTATGYDVTDTITYQGMPIIAVDPKVIPLGTKVYVEGVGLAIALDTGGAIKGNKIDVLVDGEQTAKTFGRKQLQVWVIPSATEADT, via the coding sequence ATGATGCGTTCTCTGACGTTCATTACGATTGGATGTAGCTTGTTACTTGCTGCTGCACTCGTCTATGGTATGATGGATCATCCGCAAACCGTGACTGTCTTGATTGATGGGCGAGAACAGCAAATTGAAACGACAGCCGATTCCGTCTATGGAGCACTCGAAGAAGCTGGCATTACGACGCGGGACAATGATGTGATTGAACCGGCGCTTAGTGCCGATTTGCCAGAAAAACGACTGATCGTCATTCAGCGGGCAAAAGAAATCACACTGATTATGGGATACGGTGAATCACGTCGCGTTCGGACGCAAGCACGCCAAGTGAAGGATTTGCTTGCAGAACGAGGCATCAAGAAAGCAGATACCGATGATATCTATCCGTCATCTGACGCTGTCTTGACGAACGGAATGACAGTTCGGTACCGGGAAGCGTTTCCCGTTGATCTCGTCGTCGGTGGAAAAGCACGACAAATCTACACGTATGAGACGTCAGTCCGGGAATTATTAGCACGGGAAGGCGTTCGACTCGAGAAAGAAGACCGAGTTGCACCGGATCCGGACACTCGTGTAACAGAAGGAACGATGATCACAGTCAATACGACCCGACGTGCGACATTGACTCAGGATCAGCTTGTCCCGTTTGAAATTGAAGAGGTGGAGGATCCGACTTTACCGGAAGGCGAGCAACTAGTGACGACATCAGGTCGTCCAGGTGTCCGAACGAAAAAATATCAGTTGACGCTCGCTGACGGTCTCAGCAAAGAGAAAAAACTGATTGGTGATCAAGTGACGCAGACACCCGTCAAACAAGTCGTCAAAGTGGGGACAAAACCGGTCGAAACGCCTGTCGAAGCACCTGTCTTTAACGAAGAGCAGGCGACGAACCCACTAACTGAAACACCAAAAGCGGATGCGGACCTTGATTTTTCAAGTGCAAAGAGTTTGATGGTTGAAGCGACGGCGTATACGAACGACCCGGCTTCAAACGGTAGTCGTTTATACGATGGTCGGGCGTTGACGGCGACTGGTTATGACGTGACGGATACGATTACGTATCAAGGAATGCCGATCATCGCGGTTGATCCGAAAGTCATTCCGCTTGGAACGAAGGTCTACGTCGAAGGAGTGGGACTCGCGATTGCCCTTGATACCGGTGGCGCCATCAAAGGCAATAAGATTGATGTCTTAGTCGATGGCGAACAAACAGCGAAGACGTTTGGTCGAAAACAACTACAAGTCTGGGTCATTCCTAGTGCAACGGAAGCGGACACGTGA
- the rnmV gene encoding ribonuclease M5 has translation MRKRLKEVIVVEGRDDTTRLQEVFDVDTIETNGSAVNEQTMQRIEKALERRGVIIFTDPDFPGDRIRARINERVPGCKHAYLPRAQAKDKRGKIGVEHASPVAIEEALAAVYETEEAPIAEVTREMILAADLIGGPAASIRRRRLGQILAIGEPNAKQLVKRVASIRITRAEWEAALKQLEEEEV, from the coding sequence ATGCGGAAACGCTTAAAAGAAGTCATCGTCGTCGAAGGACGAGATGATACGACACGATTACAAGAAGTCTTCGATGTCGATACAATTGAAACGAACGGCTCAGCCGTTAATGAACAGACGATGCAACGAATTGAGAAGGCGCTCGAACGACGTGGTGTCATCATCTTTACGGATCCTGATTTTCCTGGGGACCGAATTCGTGCACGGATCAATGAACGGGTTCCTGGCTGTAAGCATGCCTATCTCCCTCGTGCCCAAGCAAAGGATAAAAGAGGGAAAATCGGTGTTGAACATGCCTCACCTGTAGCAATCGAAGAGGCACTTGCCGCTGTCTATGAGACGGAAGAAGCACCAATTGCAGAAGTGACACGTGAGATGATCTTAGCAGCTGACTTGATTGGTGGACCAGCAGCGTCGATCCGTCGTCGTCGTCTCGGTCAGATTCTTGCAATTGGTGAACCGAATGCGAAACAACTCGTGAAGCGCGTCGCATCAATCCGGATTACGCGCGCAGAATGGGAAGCAGCGTTGAAACAACTAGAGGAGGAAGAAGTTTGA
- the rsmA gene encoding 16S rRNA (adenine(1518)-N(6)/adenine(1519)-N(6))-dimethyltransferase RsmA, which produces MKDIATLHRTKEILAKHGFSFKKSLGQNFLIDLNVLGNIVGAAGLTPDSGVLEIGPGIGSLTEQSAKQAKKVVALEIDQRLLPILDDTLSPYPHTKVIHGDALELDLSTIVAEEFTQEGITDIAVVANLPYYVTTPIIMRILEAKAPFRTLVMMIQKEVAERIGAKPGTKAYGSLSIAIQYYAEAEVCFTVPKQVFIPAPNVDSAVIRLNIRKEPAVQTQDEALFFEIVRASFAQRRKTILNNLTTHFGKTEKAAVEAALLEAGIEPRRRGETLSLQEFAQLADALLPIKKR; this is translated from the coding sequence TTGAAAGACATTGCTACATTGCACCGGACCAAGGAAATTTTAGCGAAACATGGCTTTTCGTTTAAAAAATCGTTAGGTCAAAACTTTTTAATCGATTTAAATGTATTAGGAAATATTGTTGGGGCAGCTGGATTAACACCTGATAGCGGCGTACTCGAAATCGGACCGGGAATTGGCTCTTTGACGGAGCAATCGGCGAAACAGGCGAAAAAAGTCGTCGCTCTTGAAATCGATCAGCGGTTGCTACCGATTCTCGACGATACGCTTTCACCGTATCCCCATACGAAGGTCATTCATGGTGATGCACTTGAACTCGATCTTTCGACGATCGTTGCTGAAGAGTTCACGCAAGAAGGGATTACAGACATTGCAGTTGTCGCTAACCTTCCATACTACGTTACGACACCAATCATTATGCGGATTCTTGAAGCGAAAGCACCGTTTCGGACGCTCGTCATGATGATTCAAAAGGAAGTCGCTGAACGGATTGGGGCAAAACCTGGAACGAAAGCATACGGTTCGTTATCGATTGCCATCCAGTATTATGCGGAAGCTGAAGTCTGCTTTACGGTTCCAAAACAAGTCTTCATTCCAGCACCAAATGTCGACTCGGCTGTCATCCGTTTGAACATTCGAAAAGAGCCAGCGGTACAGACACAAGATGAGGCTCTCTTCTTTGAGATCGTCCGAGCAAGTTTTGCACAACGTCGGAAAACGATTTTGAACAATTTGACGACGCACTTCGGGAAGACGGAAAAAGCGGCTGTCGAAGCAGCATTACTAGAAGCTGGAATTGAACCACGTCGTCGCGGAGAAACGCTCAGCCTGCAGGAATTCGCACAGTTAGCGGATGCACTTTTGCCAATTAAAAAACGTTGA
- a CDS encoding Veg family protein produces the protein MPKTLNEIRHVFETHVGERLTLKASGGRKKVVTRIGTLVETYPSVFVVKLDAERHNVERVSYSYADVLTDSVQIEFANS, from the coding sequence ATGCCAAAGACGTTGAACGAAATCAGACATGTTTTCGAAACACATGTTGGTGAAAGACTGACGCTAAAAGCAAGCGGCGGTCGTAAAAAGGTCGTAACCCGAATCGGAACGCTCGTTGAGACGTATCCTTCGGTGTTTGTAGTCAAGCTAGACGCAGAGCGCCACAATGTCGAGCGAGTTTCTTATAGCTACGCCGACGTGCTAACAGACTCCGTACAAATCGAATTTGCGAATTCGTAA
- the ispE gene encoding 4-(cytidine 5'-diphospho)-2-C-methyl-D-erythritol kinase → MTIIVKAPAKINLVLDATAKRPDGYHDVHMVMTTVDLADRLELTELPSGEIRMNAQHAYVPNDERNLAYKAAAILKEKYDVKTGVEIFLEKHIPVAAGLAGGSSDAAATLRGLNDLWKLGLTLEELAEVGAAVGSDVPFCVMGGTAIATGRGEKLEKLVSPPPCWVVLAKPTIGVSTADVYGALDLNTAKRPNVEAMIDAVKEQDFQAICQSLGNVLESVTLPMHPEVEQIKEFMASCGAEGVLMSGSGPTVFALTEHENRAQRLYNGLRGFCNEVYVVRLLGENH, encoded by the coding sequence ATGACGATTATTGTAAAGGCTCCGGCCAAAATCAACCTAGTCCTGGATGCGACGGCAAAGCGCCCGGACGGCTATCATGATGTACATATGGTGATGACGACAGTCGATTTGGCAGACCGTCTCGAGTTGACGGAGCTTCCGTCAGGAGAAATTCGGATGAACGCCCAACACGCCTATGTCCCGAATGATGAACGCAATCTTGCTTATAAAGCAGCGGCGATTTTAAAAGAAAAGTATGACGTCAAAACAGGGGTCGAGATTTTCTTAGAGAAACATATCCCGGTCGCAGCAGGACTTGCTGGTGGATCAAGTGATGCAGCAGCAACGCTACGCGGCTTAAACGATTTGTGGAAACTCGGCTTGACGCTTGAAGAGTTGGCGGAGGTTGGTGCAGCGGTTGGCTCTGATGTACCGTTTTGTGTCATGGGTGGAACGGCGATCGCAACCGGTCGTGGTGAAAAACTCGAGAAACTTGTCTCACCACCACCGTGCTGGGTCGTTCTCGCAAAACCGACAATCGGTGTCTCGACAGCTGATGTCTACGGGGCGCTTGACCTGAACACGGCAAAACGTCCGAACGTCGAAGCGATGATCGATGCCGTGAAAGAGCAAGATTTCCAAGCGATCTGCCAATCACTTGGCAACGTCCTAGAGTCGGTTACGTTACCGATGCACCCGGAAGTCGAACAAATTAAGGAGTTTATGGCAAGTTGCGGTGCAGAGGGTGTATTGATGAGCGGCAGTGGTCCGACCGTCTTTGCTTTAACAGAACACGAAAATCGGGCACAACGTCTCTATAATGGATTACGTGGCTTTTGTAATGAAGTCTATGTCGTTCGTCTTTTGGGCGAAAACCATTGA
- the purR gene encoding pur operon repressor, translating into MKIRRSGRLVDMTRYLLDHPHHLVSLTIFAERYKSAKSSISEDLDIVSEMLEHEGTGRLVTVPGAAGGVMFIPTWSSKKALPFIDDLCERVARPDRLLPGGYLYLTDLLGDPKMVKQMGQVFASVFSQKKVDVVMTIATKGIPLAYAVAEQLGVPFVIVRSDSRVTEGSTVSINYVSGSSKAIRTMALARRSLPRGANVLLIDDFMKAGGTIRGMMSLLSEFEAKVAGVGVLIEAEGAEKKMVNEYVSLMKLADVDVDLGQIQVKRGNVDHYFSETETT; encoded by the coding sequence ATGAAAATTCGGAGAAGTGGACGGTTGGTCGATATGACGCGGTACTTGCTTGACCATCCCCATCATCTCGTCTCATTGACGATTTTTGCAGAGCGCTATAAATCGGCGAAATCCTCAATTAGTGAAGATTTAGATATCGTCAGCGAGATGTTAGAACATGAGGGAACGGGGCGTCTCGTCACGGTACCGGGTGCTGCAGGTGGCGTCATGTTCATCCCAACGTGGAGCAGTAAAAAGGCGTTACCGTTCATTGACGATCTATGTGAACGTGTCGCACGTCCCGATCGACTGTTACCGGGGGGATATCTCTATTTGACAGACTTACTCGGGGACCCGAAGATGGTCAAACAAATGGGGCAAGTATTTGCGTCTGTCTTCAGTCAAAAGAAAGTCGATGTCGTCATGACGATTGCAACGAAAGGGATTCCGCTTGCTTATGCAGTCGCAGAACAACTCGGTGTGCCGTTCGTCATCGTCCGCTCGGATAGTCGCGTCACGGAAGGTTCAACGGTCAGTATCAATTATGTCTCAGGTTCTTCAAAAGCAATCCGGACGATGGCACTGGCGCGTCGAAGCTTACCTCGCGGAGCGAACGTCTTATTGATTGATGATTTCATGAAAGCCGGTGGAACAATTCGTGGGATGATGAGTCTCTTAAGCGAGTTCGAAGCAAAAGTCGCAGGCGTTGGTGTCTTGATCGAGGCAGAAGGTGCTGAGAAAAAGATGGTCAACGAATACGTCAGCTTAATGAAACTAGCAGACGTCGATGTTGATCTTGGACAAATCCAAGTCAAACGAGGCAACGTCGACCACTACTTCTCAGAAACTGAGACTACCTGA
- the spoVG gene encoding septation regulator SpoVG has product MNVTDVKIRRVVAEGRMKALASITLDHEFVVHDLRVIEGNSGLFVAMPSKRTQEGIFRDVAHPINALMRKKVEDSVLEAYAAREDQEEGVGYEVSSVQTTDQA; this is encoded by the coding sequence ATGAACGTTACGGACGTTAAAATTCGTCGCGTCGTGGCAGAGGGTCGAATGAAAGCACTTGCCTCTATTACGCTCGACCACGAATTCGTGGTACATGATTTGCGTGTCATCGAAGGGAACAGCGGTCTCTTCGTCGCCATGCCAAGCAAACGAACGCAAGAAGGTATCTTCCGGGATGTCGCTCATCCAATCAATGCATTAATGCGAAAAAAGGTCGAAGATTCAGTACTTGAAGCCTATGCGGCACGTGAGGATCAAGAAGAAGGCGTCGGTTACGAAGTCTCTTCTGTCCAAACGACAGATCAAGCATAA
- the glmU gene encoding bifunctional UDP-N-acetylglucosamine diphosphorylase/glucosamine-1-phosphate N-acetyltransferase GlmU — translation MNHFAVILAAGKGTRMKSKLYKVLHPVAGKPMVQHVVDQLATLGVKRQVVIVGHGAESVKEVLGTSVEYALQSEQLGTGHAVQMAEPVLGNEQGATLVVCGDTPLLTSETLASLLQHHTDTNAKVTVLTALADDPTGYGRIVRGEDGNVSKIVEHKDANAEELALREINTGTYVFDNEMLFATLKQVKNDNAQGEYYLPDVIELAKAAGETIAAYAAPTFEETIGVNDRVALAQAETSMRKRTNEYWMRQGVTFVDPSSTYIGPDVTIGSDTVLYPGTQLLGHTVIGSECTIGPNSDIRNSEVADGAIVRQSVVTDSKIGPAAQVGPFAHLRQQAVLGANTRVGNFVEIKKSTFGEGSKSAHLSYVGDATIGDNVNLGCGSITVNYDGENKFQTIIEDDAFIGCNVNLIAPVTVGKNALVAAGSTVTDDVPENGLAIARERQTTKPDYR, via the coding sequence ATGAATCATTTCGCGGTAATTCTAGCAGCGGGTAAAGGAACTCGGATGAAATCGAAGCTTTACAAAGTACTTCACCCAGTCGCTGGGAAACCTATGGTACAGCACGTCGTCGATCAATTAGCGACGCTCGGCGTCAAGCGACAGGTCGTCATCGTCGGTCACGGTGCGGAATCCGTCAAAGAAGTGCTTGGCACATCGGTGGAATACGCACTTCAAAGTGAGCAGCTTGGCACAGGTCATGCTGTTCAAATGGCAGAACCCGTACTCGGGAACGAACAAGGAGCAACGCTCGTCGTCTGTGGCGATACACCACTCTTGACGAGTGAGACACTGGCTTCATTGCTTCAACATCATACGGATACAAACGCAAAAGTGACTGTCTTGACGGCACTTGCTGACGATCCGACAGGTTACGGACGAATCGTTCGTGGCGAAGACGGAAACGTCTCGAAAATCGTCGAGCATAAGGATGCGAATGCAGAAGAACTCGCACTTCGGGAAATCAATACAGGTACGTATGTGTTCGATAACGAAATGCTGTTCGCGACGCTGAAACAGGTCAAGAACGACAATGCGCAAGGTGAGTATTACTTACCAGACGTGATTGAACTTGCAAAAGCAGCAGGCGAAACGATCGCAGCGTATGCGGCACCTACGTTCGAAGAGACAATTGGTGTTAACGATCGCGTCGCACTGGCACAAGCGGAAACGTCGATGCGTAAGCGGACGAATGAGTACTGGATGCGTCAAGGAGTCACATTCGTCGATCCATCTTCGACGTATATCGGACCTGACGTTACGATTGGTTCAGATACTGTTCTCTATCCTGGTACGCAGTTGCTCGGTCACACCGTCATCGGTTCAGAATGTACGATTGGTCCGAACTCGGATATTCGCAATAGTGAAGTGGCAGATGGCGCGATCGTTCGTCAATCGGTCGTCACGGACAGTAAGATTGGTCCAGCGGCGCAAGTCGGTCCATTCGCGCATTTACGTCAACAAGCAGTACTTGGTGCGAACACACGCGTTGGAAACTTCGTTGAGATCAAGAAATCGACATTTGGCGAAGGTAGCAAATCAGCGCACTTGAGCTATGTCGGAGATGCAACGATCGGCGACAACGTCAATCTCGGTTGCGGATCAATCACGGTCAATTACGATGGGGAAAATAAATTCCAGACGATCATTGAGGACGATGCATTCATCGGCTGTAACGTCAACTTGATCGCACCGGTCACGGTCGGCAAGAACGCCCTTGTCGCTGCCGGATCAACCGTCACAGATGATGTGCCGGAAAACGGTCTCGCGATCGCACGGGAACGTCAAACGACGAAACCTGATTATCGTTAA
- a CDS encoding ribose-phosphate diphosphokinase has protein sequence MSTVLEHEIRIFALNSNKPLAEEIAKVIGIPVSESSVKHFSDGEISMNIEESVRGDDIYIIQSTSQPVNENLMELLIMIDALKRASARTINVVIPYYGYARQDRKARSREPITAKLVANLLEVAGATRVVTMDLHAAQIQGFFDIPVDQLMGVPLLASYFEKKNIDPNELVIVSPDHGGVTRARKLAEQLKAPIAIIDKRRPKPNVAEVMNIVGQVDGKIAIIIDDIIDTAGTITLAANALIENGAKQVYACCTHPVLSGPAMERIENSAIEELVVLNTIDLTQRECASKIKQISVARLLAEAIIRVHEQKSISPLFS, from the coding sequence ATGTCTACTGTCTTAGAACATGAAATTCGTATTTTCGCACTCAACTCGAACAAACCACTGGCAGAGGAAATCGCTAAAGTCATCGGAATTCCGGTGAGCGAAAGTTCAGTCAAACACTTCAGTGATGGCGAAATTTCGATGAACATCGAAGAAAGTGTCCGAGGGGATGATATTTACATCATTCAATCGACAAGCCAACCAGTCAACGAAAACCTGATGGAACTTCTCATCATGATCGATGCACTGAAACGGGCGTCTGCACGGACAATCAACGTCGTCATCCCGTATTACGGTTATGCGCGCCAAGACCGCAAAGCACGTTCACGTGAGCCAATCACGGCGAAACTCGTTGCGAACTTGCTTGAAGTAGCAGGAGCGACACGCGTCGTGACGATGGATCTCCATGCAGCACAAATCCAAGGGTTCTTCGATATTCCAGTAGATCAGTTGATGGGTGTACCGCTTCTCGCTTCATACTTCGAGAAAAAGAACATCGATCCAAACGAACTCGTCATCGTTTCTCCAGACCATGGCGGTGTCACACGGGCACGTAAATTAGCAGAACAATTAAAAGCACCAATCGCGATCATCGACAAACGCCGTCCGAAACCGAACGTCGCTGAAGTCATGAACATCGTTGGTCAAGTCGACGGTAAGATTGCCATCATCATCGATGACATCATCGATACAGCAGGTACGATCACACTTGCAGCAAACGCTTTGATCGAAAACGGAGCGAAACAAGTCTATGCATGTTGTACACACCCTGTTCTTTCAGGTCCAGCAATGGAACGGATCGAGAACTCGGCGATCGAGGAACTCGTTGTCTTGAACACGATCGATTTAACACAACGCGAATGTGCAAGCAAAATCAAACAAATCTCTGTGGCACGCTTGCTTGCAGAAGCAATCATCCGTGTACACGAACAGAAATCAATCAGCCCGCTCTTCAGCTGA
- the pth gene encoding aminoacyl-tRNA hydrolase: MKCIVGLGNPGAKYANTRHNIGFLAIDALAEKHGIKLSESKFKALFGTGMINGERVVLVKPLTYMNLSGEAVRPLLDFYKIAVEDVLVIYDDLDLPLEKLRLRSKGSAGGHNGVKSLIQHLGTQEIKRLKLGVGRPPAPIQVIDWVLMNFSKAEQGSLQHVLNASVDVATDFIDTPFLALMNRYN, translated from the coding sequence ATGAAATGTATCGTCGGATTAGGGAATCCTGGGGCAAAGTATGCAAATACGCGCCACAATATCGGCTTTCTAGCGATTGATGCGTTAGCGGAGAAGCACGGGATCAAGCTCTCAGAATCGAAGTTTAAAGCCCTCTTCGGAACGGGAATGATAAACGGAGAGCGTGTCGTACTCGTGAAGCCATTGACGTATATGAACTTATCAGGTGAAGCGGTTCGACCGTTGCTTGATTTTTATAAAATTGCGGTCGAAGATGTGCTCGTCATTTATGATGATTTAGATCTACCGCTTGAGAAACTGCGCTTACGTTCAAAAGGGAGTGCAGGCGGTCATAACGGTGTGAAATCATTGATCCAGCACCTCGGCACGCAGGAAATCAAGCGTCTTAAGCTCGGCGTCGGCCGACCACCGGCACCGATCCAAGTCATTGACTGGGTGTTGATGAATTTTTCGAAAGCGGAACAAGGAAGCTTGCAACATGTACTCAATGCGTCTGTCGATGTAGCGACGGACTTCATAGACACACCGTTTCTCGCTTTGATGAATCGGTATAACTGA